CTTTCCTTGTGGAAGCAAGTAGGTCAATACtcatctttttatatttttagtaacagagtcctgtcctatattttattttgcttttcttctttcattttcatataCATCTTTTCAATAAAGGGCTAGAGTTCGGGTTAGCCTAACTCTATCCCTTTTTATGACTCTCATTTCATACTTTGCCTAAATAGTTCTTATCATTCTGCATAATGTCTatatattataggtagtccttgacttatgatcacaattgagcccaaaatttatgttgctaagtgagacatttgttaagtgaatttagtcccattttacaatctttcttgcaacatttgttaattgaatcactgcagttgtcaagttagtaacacgattggtaagtgaatctgccttccctattgactttgcttgatagaaggtcacaaaagagaattacgtgatcctgggacactgccaccatgataaatatgagtcatttgccatctgaattttgaccacttgaccatggggatgccacaagagtcataagtatgaaaaatgtcaTTAGTCATTTCCTTCCatgtcactgtaactttgaatggtcactaaacaaactaaataaacaagtcaaggattacctgtatatagaATGCCTATGGAAAGTACATACAGCATTTTCAAATAACCCAGACAGTTTATACTTTGTCTAAAAAGTCATGCTTTCTATAGATTTCCTAGGCATTCTATATACAATGCCAGGTTTTcacaccttctctctctctctctctctctctctctctctctgtgtgtgtgtgtgtgtctgtctgcctgcctgcctgcctctctgtctgtctcataCACCCACACTTTTATAAAATTTCTTTTGGCAGTAATGGCACTATGGCAGGTGCTGATATTCAGCTGCAGTGGCAGCTGTTCTGCCTCAGGTGTCAATGCAAGATTATATCCAAAAGTGAAACTCCGACTGGTAAATGTGGAGTCAGAGCACAGATCTTGGCTCATATCACTATCATATCCCCACCTGTATACCACAGACTATCAAAAGAGGGTCTCCTTTGAGACTAAACCAAGGAGATGGGTGATTACTTTCTCCCTACACAAATTTTTTGCTTCCTCTTTCCCTTATGATTGATCGGTTCTGGATGTTATGCAGAACACTGACTTTATCAGAACATACGgatactcctcgacttatgaccacaattgaacccaaaatttatgttgttaagtgaaacatttgttaagtgaaatttgccccattttacaaccttttttgccacagttgtttagtgaatcactgcagttgttaagttagtaacatggttgtctgcttgtcagaaggttgcaaaaggtaatcacatggctctgggacactacaactgtcataaatatcagtcaagtgtcaagcatctgaattttgaccacgtgatcaTGGGGTGTGtgcgctgcagtggtcataagtgtgaaaaatgatcaagccacttttttttcaatgccgttgtaaatttgaacgtcactaaatgaactgttgtaatcgaGGACTATATGTACCTGTCACGACCAAACAGTGACTAATAAATGGGCTCTCAAACTGAGATGTGAATCATAAAAaagtgggagggaaaaaaaagaaaggaaagctaGATGGCTGGGTTTGGAAACTAGCCGCCAAAGGTATTTTTGGTGTGGAAATTCCACAATGTAGGTTGACAGAAGGCTTTCCTAAGAGAAAGCACTCTGCATATGCTCAGAAATCGCATACAAGCACTTCCAGCCTTGGCATAAGAACCCTGGCATTGAACGGCGTGGCGTTTACATAACTTCCTAGTTACCATTCGGGGAATTGCGAAAGGCGGGGAGTTCCGCATATGCCGTTGCCCGAGCAACCGAAGCAAGACGCTCACTACCAAAGAACATCCCTACTTCCTCTGCGTCCCATGAGCATTCGTCAATATACGTCATGAGCCGCCATGGTAACGGCTTGGACGCAGTGTCCAACGGAGGACAGCTTACGTTAACAGAGCCTCTGAATTTCCCGGGACCCTTCTAGCCGGTTCCATTTACTCTCTATGGTTAAAGCTCGTTGTTTTCATCGCTTCGGCCTTTTCTTCCTCCGAGTTGATGACGAAGACGGAAATGAAAACAGGAAAACAATTGACACCgacgacaaaacaaacaaacaaacaaacaaacccggaAGCGGAAATAGTGCAAGAAAGCCAGGGAGAGTGAGAGAGGGGGACAGACAAACCCTTTCTCTTGGAAGGAACCCAAGGCCGGGATGGTGAGTGACAGATGCGCCCAGCCGAATCGAGGCCCCTTTTCTTCTTCCCGCTCGCGCGGAGACCTTTCCCCCCTCCATTCGGCTCCCCTGTCCGCCCTTGGAAACGTCTTCTGTCCCCGTCCCTCCCTCGAGTGGGTTGCGGGGTCCAGGatctggaggtgggggggggagtctttTATTTCGCAGCCTAGCTCAAGGTACGACTGTGAGGGTCGTCGATCAAGCGGTTCCTGGCTTCCCAGCAACGGCGCTCAGAAGGCCGCGCGGGCAAGTTCGGAAGAGCGCAGGAGCGTGTCGCCCAGCGGGGCTTTTCCCGTCAGCAGGAGCGTGACGAGAAAGGAGCCACGTCATGTGAATCGGTTCACTCCGACGCAGGAGGTCTTTACGGAGCCTGTCTTTGAAATGCATCTGACAAGCAACTCCCGCGTTTCCAGGCTGCACGCAATTGCTTGCAGAAAAATAAGCTGGTTCCGCTCCGATATCTTTTAGCGAGTGGTGTTTTTGCTTTAGTGCCTAAGCCACGGAAAAAATGCACCGTCTCAAGAGCTTTTGCTTTTTATGAAAACAACCACCACCGTGTATTTAATGACATTTCTAGGTCCTCCTTTACATGCCTAAAAGATACTGCCACAGCTAATTTTCAGTTGTAGGACCTTTTTCCATATAGGCAGCACCATCCCACAACATTTATTTTGTTCTTCATTAGATACATATTCTCCTACTTACACTGATCCATGTTCAAAAAAATGTGCATTTCAAGTGGGATTCAGCATGTTTGCTGAACTGGATAGTATTCACTCTCATTTTAAAAATCCAGAGTCTAGAGAATAGATTATAAAATAGTTCAGCTACTATAGAATATAATCAattattctagtcctgccttagccatgaaagctggctcggTAACCTGGGACCATTgatgctctctctcagcccaacctacctcataggattgttgttggggaaaatagTAGGAAGGAgttttaggtatgttcactgctttgagttacttataaaaaataataatgatgggatgaaaataaataaaatgatctaGACTTTTCCTAAGGGAGAACATAGATATAAGCATGTTCTCTTTTGTGAGAACACAAAATTTTGACTGGTCTCAAAGAACATGGGAATTAAttgcataattatataaatagcTTTTGAGAATTAGCTGTACTGTAGAAAGTTAGGTTCTTGCATGAAACCTTTACAAATGTATGTTTTACGGAATGAATTGATGAGGCTACAGAGTTCATTTTTTGAGGTTTTGACATTTTGGAAATGCAAATAGGTCACTGATTTGAAAAGCAGGTTTGAAAAGACCTGCTTAGACTGAAAACTCCCTTCATGTAAACCATTAAACATTTTCCCTTTGATATACAGGTACTCTGTAAAATTGATTTCAAGCTTGGGAAATACTATAGTAAGAATTGTTCCGCATATGTTCATGAAGTAGCCATAATCTTTTGTTTTATCTATTTTAGGGATGGTTGACTGAATCTTAAATTTGTTAGAAATATAATTTCAACAGTTGTATTTAAATTTGCAAAAGTATAATTTTCAGGAGTATACATTATTTATCAAAAATACAGTGTCTTGCAAATTAAGTTCACTCTCTAATGTACTTGGTTCTTTGGAAGTCACACTATCCAGCAGGGGGATTGTTCATCAAATGGAGTGTACTGCAATTTATATTTTACCAGTCTTTGTTTATTCCCTGAGACTGTATTAATTATACAGAAGTTCAGTCTTGATGGTAAGATTTATCACACCATTGTGACTTAATCATCCCCTCATCCACACAATAAATATAGAGTGATACTGGGCTTACTGATTCAGTTTGATAATTTATTTTGTCCAGAAAATAATATTTAGCTTTGCTTTCACTAAGGAACAGGGCTTATTTTTACCGAGTTCATTTATCTAGGCAACATTGCTTCTGCTACCCCAAAATGTGCAAGTTTTACATCATTCTTTTCGTACCTTGTTTCCACTGTTTCTTCAATTATGTTACCGATAGAAAAATGGCTCTCTTCAttatgtccttttttaaaaatactctgaCTCTTctattaatttgttttttaagaGTGGTATCTTAAGCCTTTAAGCATATGTGAAATGCTCAGAAATGTAAAGGTGTTAGCAGTTATAGTTCtcaaagacaaaaacaacaacaacacacacacctcTGTGGATTAATAAGAAACATGCATGAAAAGGAAATGGTTGGTTCATTAAAAAATCCTTGAAAGGACATTATTTATGCAGATGGTTTCTACCCTATAATAACTCTTACAATAACTTATAATAACTTTTCTGTTTCTTCAGGTCACAAAACCACTGATAATAGCAACTCAATCTTGGCACTGGATGTATTGTTACCTAGCCCCACCTGGGTGATCATGAACGGAAGCACAGTGCCATTGTCACCAGTTGGGGGAGGGATGGTGGGAGAACctgcctctctcccctccttgggTTGGCGGGAATTCTGTGAAGTCCATGCTCGCGCTGCCGCAGTTGATTTTGCCCGTCGTTTCCGGACTTTCCTTGGCGAGAACCCCCAATTTGCCACCCCAGGAGCTGAAGCTGCTTTCTCACACCGCTTTGCAGAGCACTTCCTGGAACATTTTGAGGCTGAAGTGAGCAGGGCTTACACCAGTGACTCGCCACCCCGCTGTGACATTGCCCCTTTCACTGGTTGTTCTTCTGCACGGGACCTCTCTGAGACCTGCAGTGACTCCTCGGTGGCTTCCCCTGTTGAGCCTCCATTGGGCCCACCCTCTGGCCTCTCTAGCAGCCAGTCCCGCAGCTCTGAAGATGTTTCTACTGTGGCAGCCGTTACTGCTACGAAGCCAAAGCTGAAGAAGCGCTTTTCTTTGCGCAATGTTAGCCGCAGTGTCCGAGGTAGTGTACGTGGCATTCTGCAGTGGAAGACTTCAGCTGAATCATCCTCTGGTGGTGGAGACGGGACACCCACTGGAGCCAACAGTAATTCCAATTCTTCAGGGGGTGGTGACTCAGAGCGTTGGACTCACCGATTTGAACGTCTTCGGCTCAACAAAGCCTCTCCAGCCACTCTCCGAGTTGAACTAGCTAGTGTGCGCCGGGAAGGCCTACTGAACTACATTGTGGCTGATGATGGTTCAGGCGGGGGCAGTAGAACACGCTGGCAGAAATGCCGTCTTCTCCTGCGCAAAGcagggaagggagaaggggagggtTACCTGTTGGAGTTCTACATCCCACCAAAGGTGAGCAATGAGTCATTGTGTTCAGGCAAGAGAAAAGTCATGGGGAAAAGTCAAAAGCTTGGGATTCCTAATCTAGGCCTTGAGAATATAGTTACAACATAGTCTTTTTTTCTACTCCAACCATCAGGCAGCAAAGCCACGGGTCAGCATTGCTTGTTCCTGTGTAATGGATGTACGGACAACAACTCCACTGGAGATGCCAGACAAAGAGAACACTTTTGTGCTGAAGGTCAGAAAAAGATTGATGGGGTACAGTTAAGATTTGGTAACAGTTGAAATATTAGCTATGTATCTATAGCCAAGGGATGCGTAGAATTGAATTTCCTCTTCTGTTGTATCAGAATCCATCCCTAACCTCTGGCTGGAGTTTGTTTTTAGCAGTTGTCTGCTTCTTGCCTCTTGCATTTTCATTAGAGAAAATTAATGGTCCTTTCTATCCTCCCTCTCTAGCAGTGCTTCCTACATTTGGCAGTGGTAATATTTTTGAGTAGATTTACTCCTTCCAAACTTTTTTATGTCATTGGGAGGAGAGGAATCCCTCTATTTTGTATATAAAATGACTTCTTAAATGATGTGATAGAGGATATGCATGTTGGAGAAAGGGATTTGGGTTCTCGGCGATTCTTACATTTTAAAACCATTGGGGATTTAAGCAGATAACCACAAACGCATCTAGCAAAGAATTCACTGAACTCAGCTGAATGAGGGGAGGAGTAATCAGCTGCTAAAAGATCTTTTCGGTTGCTGATTTTGATTAGT
Above is a window of Ahaetulla prasina isolate Xishuangbanna chromosome 4, ASM2864084v1, whole genome shotgun sequence DNA encoding:
- the SH2B1 gene encoding SH2B adapter protein 1 isoform X2; amino-acid sequence: MNGSTVPLSPVGGGMVGEPASLPSLGWREFCEVHARAAAVDFARRFRTFLGENPQFATPGAEAAFSHRFAEHFLEHFEAEVSRAYTSDSPPRCDIAPFTGCSSARDLSETCSDSSVASPVEPPLGPPSGLSSSQSRSSEDVSTVAAVTATKPKLKKRFSLRNVSRSVRGSVRGILQWKTSAESSSGGGDGTPTGANSNSNSSGGGDSERWTHRFERLRLNKASPATLRVELASVRREGLLNYIVADDGSGGGSRTRWQKCRLLLRKAGKGEGEGYLLEFYIPPKAAKPRVSIACSCVMDVRTTTPLEMPDKENTFVLKLSSSLEYILETVDSLQMRSWLADIQECMGLGESTDSLEQPCMNHSDSMPSRELPMVPSESNEQLSQGAYGGLMERPSVSMSPSSVSIAASHFDSMELPPPPQLLPRVPVNEGQFSTGFLHTTFPETPETTGSFLFQGEPDPGGGSLGDTEHPLSEYPWFHGTLSRLKAAQLVLAGGANSHGVFLVRQSETRRGEYVLTFNFQGKAKHLRLSLNEEGQCRVQHLWFQTIFDMLEHFRVHPIPLESGGSSDVTLVSYVVASQRLHGRDRAGSRAPVSGFSGDPDSPPNLISILAAASAGDCVAEHLS